The Gimibacter soli genome includes a region encoding these proteins:
- a CDS encoding DUF6157 family protein, with translation MSTNYYQSFITCSADCPAREGEIPAKPGTIAALQYDLLANGPYTITSDDLLFEVHAIRNGIAASDRDAEKAAFFSKPKACLRASPLVKQFGWGLHHDEEGRIALVGLGTETYKDLTSRADIKTVPGMRSKRT, from the coding sequence ATGAGCACCAATTACTACCAGTCTTTCATCACCTGTTCCGCCGACTGCCCCGCCCGGGAAGGCGAAATCCCCGCAAAACCCGGCACCATCGCCGCCCTGCAGTATGACCTGCTGGCAAATGGGCCCTACACGATTACGAGCGACGACCTGTTGTTCGAGGTACACGCGATAAGGAACGGGATTGCGGCGAGTGACAGGGACGCCGAGAAAGCGGCTTTTTTCTCGAAGCCCAAGGCCTGTCTGCGTGCCTCGCCCCTTGTGAAACAATTCGGCTGGGGCCTGCATCATGATGAAGAAGGCCGCATCGCCCTTGTCGGGCTGGGCACCGAAACATACAAGGACCTCACCTCGCGCGCGGATATCAAAACGGTGCCGGGGATGCGCAGCAAACGTACCTGA
- a CDS encoding phosphoribosyltransferase, whose protein sequence is MTVEKRFVTAQELLDKSFELGLRILKSGELPKFIVGVWRGGTPTGIAVQEIMDYYGVHTDHIAIRTSSYIGMQQQKEVKVHGLEYIISNINAEDSLLIVDDVFDSGRSIEAIVDRLKAKCRRNTPEVIKIATVFYKPARNVTQLTPDYYVEETDDWLVFPHELSDLSREDIKKFKGIDLPDLKIEAK, encoded by the coding sequence ATGACCGTTGAGAAGCGTTTCGTCACCGCGCAGGAACTGCTGGACAAGAGCTTCGAGCTTGGCCTGCGTATCCTGAAAAGCGGCGAGCTGCCGAAATTCATCGTTGGTGTGTGGCGGGGCGGCACCCCGACCGGGATCGCCGTTCAGGAAATCATGGACTATTACGGCGTCCATACCGACCATATCGCCATCCGCACCTCCAGCTATATCGGCATGCAGCAACAGAAAGAGGTGAAGGTTCACGGGCTTGAATATATCATCTCCAACATCAATGCCGAGGACAGCCTCCTGATCGTTGACGATGTGTTCGACAGTGGCCGTTCGATCGAGGCGATTGTCGACCGCCTGAAAGCCAAGTGCCGCCGCAACACGCCCGAGGTGATCAAGATCGCCACCGTCTTCTACAAGCCGGCGCGCAACGTGACCCAGCTGACGCCTGACTATTATGTCGAGGAAACCGACGACTGGCTGGTGTTCCCGCACGAGCTTTCGGACCTTTCCCGCGAAGACATCAAGAAATTCAAGGGCATCGACCTGCCCGACCTGAAGATCGAGGCGAAATGA
- a CDS encoding FAD-dependent oxidoreductase, protein MAETGNGLSNLSVAIIGAGPAGYYTAEALTDQNDHVLVDIIDALPTPFGLIRAGVAPDHQSIKNVSRRYEATAGRDHVHFIGNMRLGRDVTLAELMQLYDAVVLATGAPKDRTLGIDGENLPGVVGSGAFVGWYNSHPDFRDLCPDLQVAAVAVIGNGNVAVDVARILAKTPHEMEATDLARHAADCIHKSPIRDIYLIGRRGPLDASFTPKELGELNALEEAVALVNPADLPDASIDATLEGTAKKNMPILRAMAANRPEDAKRVRLHLQFCWRPMAVLGDERVCGLRLERTKVVDGKAVGTGQTEVLPVGLVVPAIGYRSSPIEDVPYDEAKGRFRNDDGRISDRLYAVGWAKRGPTGTIGTNKPDGLDVAARILTEVKPGLRPGRAGLEELIRDRGLTVVTFRDWKKIEAAEVAHATGGAPREKFTDVSEMVKVAKG, encoded by the coding sequence ATGGCCGAGACAGGCAACGGGCTGAGCAATCTGTCGGTCGCGATCATCGGGGCAGGCCCGGCCGGTTATTACACCGCCGAGGCGCTGACGGACCAGAACGACCATGTCCTTGTCGATATCATCGATGCCCTGCCCACCCCCTTCGGGCTGATCCGCGCGGGCGTCGCCCCCGATCACCAGTCAATCAAGAATGTATCGCGGCGCTATGAGGCCACCGCGGGCCGCGATCATGTGCATTTCATCGGCAATATGCGGCTCGGGCGCGATGTGACGCTTGCCGAACTGATGCAGCTTTACGATGCCGTGGTGCTGGCCACGGGGGCGCCGAAGGATCGCACGCTCGGGATCGACGGTGAAAATCTCCCCGGTGTTGTCGGCTCCGGCGCCTTTGTCGGCTGGTATAACAGCCACCCCGATTTCCGCGACCTCTGCCCCGATTTGCAGGTGGCGGCGGTAGCCGTCATCGGCAATGGCAATGTGGCGGTCGATGTGGCCCGGATACTCGCCAAGACCCCGCACGAGATGGAAGCGACCGATCTTGCCCGCCACGCTGCCGACTGCATCCACAAAAGCCCTATCCGCGATATCTATCTGATCGGTCGCCGGGGGCCGCTTGATGCCAGCTTCACCCCGAAGGAACTGGGTGAACTGAACGCGCTTGAGGAAGCCGTGGCGCTTGTGAACCCCGCCGACCTACCGGACGCGAGCATCGACGCCACCCTTGAAGGAACGGCAAAGAAGAACATGCCGATCCTGCGCGCCATGGCCGCGAACCGGCCGGAGGATGCCAAACGCGTGCGGCTGCATCTGCAATTCTGCTGGCGCCCGATGGCGGTGCTCGGCGACGAACGCGTTTGCGGACTGCGGCTCGAACGCACCAAAGTGGTGGACGGCAAAGCTGTGGGCACGGGGCAGACCGAAGTGCTGCCCGTCGGCCTTGTGGTGCCAGCCATCGGCTACCGGTCGAGCCCTATCGAGGATGTGCCTTATGACGAAGCCAAGGGCCGCTTCCGGAACGATGACGGCAGGATATCGGACCGGCTTTATGCCGTCGGCTGGGCCAAGCGCGGCCCGACCGGCACCATCGGCACCAACAAGCCGGACGGCCTTGACGTCGCCGCCCGCATCCTTACCGAGGTGAAACCCGGCCTGCGCCCGGGCCGCGCCGGGCTTGAAGAGCTGATCCGCGACCGCGGCCTCACGGTCGTCACCTTCCGCGACTGGAAAAAGATCGAAGCCGCCGAAGTCGCCCACGCCACGGGCGGCGCCCCGCGCGAAAAATTCACCGACGTCAGCGAAATGGTGAAGGTGGCCAAGGGGTGA
- the sppA gene encoding signal peptide peptidase SppA has product MQGIWKALKALINTIQGVGTFVAGILVILALVLVVRFANRTVELPGVPNGSVLVLWPEGNVVEQAQYPNRLSLIFNSFDQQPPETSVHDILTAIERGKNDSRIAAMAILTDNMWGVSPAHGHEIAEAVRSFREAGKEVYAISSEYDQASYLIAAEATKVFLNPAGSLLLTGYGQYVPHFKQLLDKVGATVNVFRVGTYKSAVEPYLRDDMSEAAKTANRAFLGALWESYESSVTRARGLEAGALSRMLTDFSNVLKAGGGNFAQAALDQGLVDALAPRSDWRAELMDKYGTTPDGVSFNQIHYQAYLGATQNMAKRGDKAIAVITAQGEIVMGDGPINVAAAETLVRHIREARTDENVAAIVLRVDSPGGSAFASELIRQELAAAQADGIPVISSFASMAASGGYWIASTSDEIWAEPTTITGSIGIFGVIPTFENTLDKIGVHTDGVGTSPLAGAFDVSRPMSETAKDVVQQSIEEGYRQFLTRVAAGRGMSIEDVDKIAQGRVWAGSVAQTIGLVDNLGGLDDAIAAAAAKAGVTSYEPVFYRDSPSNLDTIIADILDSLAVKAPVDDLSLISQSPMFKTAMMLKTEAMALVKFNDPMGRYALCLECSVR; this is encoded by the coding sequence ATGCAAGGCATCTGGAAAGCCCTTAAAGCCCTTATCAACACCATTCAGGGGGTCGGCACTTTTGTCGCCGGTATCCTTGTCATCCTGGCGCTTGTTCTCGTCGTCAGGTTTGCGAACCGCACGGTTGAACTGCCCGGCGTGCCCAATGGCTCGGTCCTTGTGCTGTGGCCCGAAGGCAATGTGGTGGAGCAGGCACAGTATCCGAACCGGCTGTCGCTGATTTTCAACAGCTTCGACCAGCAACCGCCGGAAACGAGCGTGCATGACATCTTGACCGCCATCGAGCGCGGCAAGAATGACAGCCGCATCGCCGCCATGGCGATCCTGACCGACAATATGTGGGGTGTGTCGCCCGCCCACGGGCATGAGATTGCCGAGGCCGTGCGCTCGTTCCGCGAGGCCGGCAAGGAAGTTTACGCCATCAGCTCGGAATATGATCAGGCGAGCTACCTGATCGCTGCCGAGGCCACCAAGGTGTTCCTCAACCCGGCGGGCTCGCTGCTCCTCACCGGATACGGCCAGTATGTGCCGCACTTCAAGCAGCTGCTCGACAAGGTCGGCGCCACCGTCAACGTCTTCCGGGTTGGCACCTACAAGTCGGCGGTTGAGCCTTATCTGCGCGACGATATGTCGGAAGCGGCCAAAACCGCCAACCGGGCTTTCCTTGGCGCGCTTTGGGAATCTTACGAATCGTCCGTCACCCGCGCCCGCGGGCTGGAGGCTGGCGCGCTGTCACGCATGCTCACCGATTTCAGCAATGTGCTGAAAGCCGGTGGCGGCAACTTTGCGCAGGCGGCCCTTGATCAGGGCCTTGTCGACGCGCTGGCGCCGCGGTCCGACTGGCGCGCCGAACTGATGGACAAATATGGCACCACGCCCGATGGCGTGAGCTTCAACCAGATTCATTATCAGGCCTATCTGGGGGCTACCCAGAATATGGCGAAGCGTGGCGACAAGGCGATTGCCGTGATCACCGCGCAGGGCGAAATCGTGATGGGCGACGGCCCGATCAATGTGGCGGCGGCTGAAACGCTGGTGCGCCATATCCGCGAAGCCCGCACGGACGAAAACGTGGCGGCCATCGTGCTGCGCGTAGACAGCCCCGGCGGTTCGGCCTTCGCGTCCGAACTGATCCGTCAGGAACTGGCGGCTGCACAGGCCGATGGCATCCCTGTCATCTCGTCCTTCGCCTCGATGGCGGCATCGGGCGGCTACTGGATCGCGTCCACCTCGGATGAAATCTGGGCCGAACCCACCACCATCACCGGCTCCATCGGTATCTTCGGGGTAATCCCGACCTTTGAAAACACGCTCGACAAGATCGGCGTCCACACCGACGGCGTTGGCACCTCGCCGCTCGCTGGCGCTTTCGATGTTTCGCGGCCGATGTCCGAAACCGCGAAGGATGTGGTGCAGCAGTCGATCGAGGAAGGCTACCGCCAGTTCCTCACCCGTGTGGCCGCCGGCCGTGGCATGTCGATCGAGGACGTGGACAAGATCGCACAGGGCCGCGTCTGGGCCGGTTCGGTGGCACAGACCATCGGCCTTGTCGATAATCTCGGCGGGCTGGATGACGCCATCGCCGCCGCCGCTGCCAAGGCGGGTGTCACCTCCTACGAGCCCGTCTTCTACCGTGACTCGCCGAGCAATCTGGACACCATCATCGCCGATATCCTCGACAGCCTCGCCGTCAAGGCGCCGGTCGATGACCTCAGCCTGATCAGCCAGTCGCCGATGTTCAAAACGGCGATGATGCTGAAAACCGAGGCCATGGCGCTCGTGAAGTTCAACGACCCCATGGGCCGTTATGCGCTCTGCCTTGAATGTTCGGTGCGGTAA
- a CDS encoding cytidine deaminase produces MDKRLIDAAMAARNKAYAPYSNHPVGAAILTDDGQVFSGCNVENAASPLGNCAETGAVSAMVAGGQRKIAAVAIVGPDSRACQPCGGCRQVLAEFGEEDMPVYLLDGKTGAVLEEYKLVELLPHIFRRKQ; encoded by the coding sequence ATGGACAAGCGGTTGATCGATGCTGCGATGGCAGCACGCAACAAGGCCTATGCTCCTTATTCCAACCATCCGGTCGGGGCCGCGATCCTCACCGATGACGGACAGGTTTTCTCCGGCTGCAACGTTGAAAATGCCGCTTCGCCGCTTGGCAACTGCGCCGAGACGGGCGCCGTTTCGGCAATGGTCGCTGGTGGCCAGCGCAAGATCGCGGCGGTTGCTATCGTCGGCCCCGATTCCCGTGCCTGCCAGCCGTGCGGCGGCTGCCGTCAGGTGTTGGCTGAATTCGGCGAGGAAGACATGCCCGTATACCTTCTGGACGGCAAAACCGGTGCGGTTCTCGAAGAATACAAGCTCGTTGAACTGCTGCCGCACATTTTCCGGCGCAAGCAATGA
- the msrB gene encoding peptide-methionine (R)-S-oxide reductase MsrB: MDDARKKSDAEWQAELTPEQYAVCRCGGTERAFTGKYWDEKRAGTYACAACHTPLFSSDTKYDSGSGWPSYWAPISDDVVAEKRDISHGMIRTEILCAKCESHLGHVFPDGPRPTGLRYCVNSLSLDFEPKEG, encoded by the coding sequence ATGGACGACGCGCGGAAAAAGTCGGACGCCGAATGGCAGGCTGAACTGACGCCCGAGCAATATGCCGTGTGCCGCTGCGGCGGCACCGAACGGGCCTTCACAGGCAAATATTGGGACGAGAAGCGCGCAGGCACCTACGCCTGCGCCGCCTGCCACACACCGCTTTTCTCCAGCGACACCAAATATGACAGCGGTTCGGGCTGGCCGAGCTATTGGGCGCCGATTTCGGACGATGTTGTGGCCGAAAAGCGCGACATCAGCCACGGCATGATCCGCACCGAAATCCTGTGCGCCAAATGCGAAAGCCACCTTGGCCACGTGTTCCCGGACGGCCCCCGCCCCACGGGCCTGCGCTACTGCGTCAACAGCCTGTCGCTGGACTTCGAACCGAAGGAAGGCTGA
- the upp gene encoding uracil phosphoribosyltransferase: MTASVKVVDHPLVQHKLTMMRRREASSAEFRKLLHEIGLFLGYEALKDLPLGHVMIDTPVTAFNAPVISGKRLTFISILRAGEGLLAPLLDLVPGASVGHIGLKRDEVTLQPSQYLFKVPPHVTTNLVIVLDPMLATGHSAIRAIADLKEAGARNIRFICLLAAPEGVAALQEAHPDVAITTAAIDEKLNDIGYIVPGLGDAGDRLFGTEDH; encoded by the coding sequence ATGACAGCCTCCGTCAAGGTCGTTGACCATCCCCTTGTCCAGCACAAGCTGACCATGATGCGCCGCCGCGAGGCATCAAGTGCCGAATTTCGCAAGCTCCTGCACGAAATCGGCCTCTTTCTCGGCTATGAAGCGCTGAAAGACCTGCCCCTTGGCCATGTGATGATCGATACGCCGGTCACCGCCTTCAATGCCCCCGTGATTTCCGGCAAGCGCCTCACCTTCATTTCGATCCTGCGCGCCGGCGAAGGGCTGCTTGCCCCGCTTCTCGATCTCGTGCCCGGCGCAAGCGTGGGTCATATCGGCCTGAAGCGCGACGAGGTGACCCTGCAGCCCAGTCAGTATCTCTTCAAGGTACCGCCGCATGTGACCACCAATCTGGTGATTGTGCTTGACCCGATGCTGGCAACCGGGCATTCCGCCATCCGCGCGATCGCGGACCTCAAGGAAGCGGGCGCCCGCAACATTCGTTTCATCTGCCTTCTGGCTGCCCCCGAAGGCGTGGCAGCGCTGCAGGAAGCGCACCCCGATGTGGCGATCACCACCGCCGCCATCGACGAGAAACTGAACGATATCGGCTATATTGTGCCGGGCCTCGGCGACGCAGGCGACCGGCTGTTTGGAACAGAGGATCATTGA
- a CDS encoding TIGR00266 family protein, with amino-acid sequence MSQVPDVPVQRHKRSASLSDDIDYVIKGAEMQFVEIELDPGESAVAEAGAMMYKSAHVGMHAVLGDGSGQDAGFMGKLLSVGKRLITGESLFSTVFTHEGQGKAHVAFAAPYPGNILALRLDDYGGRLICQKDSFLAAARGVQIGIHFQKRVLTALFGGEGFIMQKLDGDGWVFVHMGGTVIERELKPGEELHVDTGCLAAMTSDVDMDLVAAGGIKSMIFGGEGVFFVRLRGPGKVWLQSLPFSRLAGRMWAAMPKGGGADKGEGSVLGGIGRVLDGDNRF; translated from the coding sequence ATGAGCCAGGTTCCAGACGTGCCGGTGCAGCGCCACAAACGCTCGGCCAGCCTTTCGGACGATATCGACTATGTGATCAAGGGCGCCGAGATGCAGTTCGTGGAAATCGAGCTTGATCCGGGCGAGTCGGCCGTGGCCGAAGCCGGCGCCATGATGTACAAAAGCGCCCATGTCGGCATGCATGCCGTGCTTGGCGATGGCTCGGGGCAGGATGCGGGCTTCATGGGCAAGCTTCTTTCTGTCGGCAAGCGGCTCATTACCGGCGAAAGCCTTTTCTCCACGGTTTTCACGCACGAAGGGCAGGGCAAGGCGCATGTGGCGTTCGCGGCCCCTTATCCCGGCAATATTCTGGCGCTCCGGCTGGATGATTACGGCGGACGCCTGATCTGCCAGAAGGACAGCTTCCTTGCGGCCGCACGCGGCGTGCAGATCGGCATCCATTTCCAGAAGCGCGTCCTCACCGCCCTTTTCGGCGGCGAAGGCTTCATCATGCAGAAGCTGGACGGCGACGGCTGGGTGTTTGTCCATATGGGCGGCACGGTGATCGAGCGCGAGCTGAAACCCGGCGAGGAACTGCATGTGGACACTGGCTGTCTGGCCGCCATGACATCCGATGTGGATATGGACCTTGTGGCCGCAGGCGGCATCAAATCCATGATCTTCGGCGGTGAGGGCGTCTTCTTCGTGCGCCTGCGCGGCCCCGGCAAGGTATGGCTGCAAAGCCTGCCCTTCAGCCGTCTGGCCGGCCGCATGTGGGCGGCGATGCCCAAGGGCGGCGGCGCTGACAAGGGTGAAGGCTCGGTGCTTGGTGGTATCGGCCGGGTGCTCGACGGCGACAACAGGTTCTGA
- a CDS encoding PaaI family thioesterase, which produces MAPKDGTIPEGYSMWSGEDRFEAHVGPFFIARRADDKGWKVAFRADERHVNGQGAMHGGMLMTFADAALFAIARDHKDGPGVTVNFHCDFVGPAKPGDWMEAEGEVVKATRNLIFARGIMTANGEPVLSFGGTIKKLKALS; this is translated from the coding sequence ATGGCACCGAAAGACGGGACGATCCCCGAAGGTTACAGCATGTGGAGCGGCGAGGACCGCTTTGAAGCCCACGTCGGCCCCTTCTTCATTGCGCGGCGCGCCGATGACAAGGGCTGGAAAGTGGCGTTCCGGGCGGACGAGCGCCATGTCAACGGGCAGGGCGCCATGCACGGCGGCATGCTGATGACCTTCGCCGACGCCGCCCTCTTCGCCATCGCGCGCGACCACAAGGATGGTCCGGGCGTGACGGTGAATTTCCACTGCGATTTCGTCGGCCCCGCCAAGCCGGGGGACTGGATGGAAGCCGAAGGCGAGGTGGTGAAAGCCACACGGAACCTGATCTTCGCACGCGGCATCATGACCGCAAACGGCGAACCGGTGCTGAGCTTCGGCGGGACGATCAAGAAGCTGAAGGCTTTATCTTAG
- a CDS encoding purine-nucleoside phosphorylase: MMYDQIQAAAAHIKEAYKGEMPKIAVILGSGLAGMADALEDAAIFPYGDLPGFPVTTVIGHTGKLYIGKLEGVPLICMQGRVHGYEGHDQQMLGFPTRVLAALGVETLFITNASGSLDVDAGPGSLMMITDHINFSGQNPLVGVNDDRLGPRFPDMGDAWNKKLRKKLAKVAEKLDIKLHKGVYIGVKGPNFETPAEIRAFRTWGAGCVGMSTIPEVLTANHAGMKVVGVASITNYGAGMVDEVLNHVDTLEFAAKAAVNLERLIRAFVKEISA, encoded by the coding sequence ATGATGTATGATCAGATCCAGGCGGCTGCCGCCCATATCAAGGAAGCCTACAAAGGCGAGATGCCGAAGATCGCCGTGATCCTTGGCAGCGGTCTCGCCGGCATGGCGGATGCGCTCGAAGACGCCGCTATCTTCCCGTACGGCGACTTGCCGGGCTTCCCGGTCACCACCGTGATCGGCCACACCGGCAAGCTCTATATCGGCAAGCTTGAAGGCGTGCCGCTCATCTGCATGCAGGGCCGCGTGCATGGCTATGAAGGCCATGACCAGCAGATGCTGGGCTTCCCGACCCGCGTGCTCGCCGCCCTTGGTGTTGAAACGCTGTTCATCACGAACGCTTCGGGCAGCCTTGATGTGGATGCCGGCCCCGGCAGCCTGATGATGATCACCGATCACATCAATTTCTCGGGCCAGAACCCGCTTGTCGGCGTCAATGACGACCGCCTCGGGCCGCGCTTCCCCGATATGGGCGACGCCTGGAACAAGAAGCTCCGCAAGAAGCTCGCCAAGGTCGCCGAAAAGCTCGATATCAAGCTCCACAAGGGCGTTTATATCGGCGTGAAGGGCCCGAACTTCGAAACGCCCGCTGAAATCCGCGCCTTCCGCACGTGGGGCGCAGGCTGCGTTGGCATGTCGACGATCCCCGAAGTACTGACCGCCAACCATGCGGGCATGAAGGTGGTGGGCGTTGCCTCGATCACCAACTATGGTGCCGGCATGGTGGACGAAGTGCTCAATCACGTTGATACGCTTGAATTCGCGGCCAAGGCCGCGGTCAATCTCGAGCGCCTCATTCGCGCCTTCGTTAAAGAAATCAGCGCCTGA
- the deoA gene encoding thymidine phosphorylase, translating to MSRFLPQELIRAKRDGARLDKAAIEAFVAGVTDGSVTDAQIAAFAMAVFFRGMEPEEGASLTLAMRSSGDVIDWKKHGFDAGAPIVDKHSTGGVGDKVSLLLAPIVAAAGGIVPMIAGRGLGHTGGTIDKLEGIPGYDVTPANDLFVKTVKEIGCSIIGQTANLAPADKRIYAVRDVTATVESVPLITASILSKKLAAGLHSLVMDVKVGNGAFMTSVEDARTLASSIVRVARAAGMPTTALLTDMNECLGTTAGNNVEVRESVAALTDPAAADPRLIEITLALAAEMLALTGLAADRDAGLQKAKEALTSGEAAERFARMVAAHGGPSDILDAPDLILPVAKIVRDVPAPKPGHVGSIDTRALGLAVIGLGGGRTDPKAAIDHRVGFSHMIGTGVKLEAGDPLARVYAADADAADAAIRAVQNAYSIVGDAPATRPLVLETITE from the coding sequence ATGAGCCGTTTTCTGCCGCAGGAATTGATCCGTGCCAAGCGCGATGGCGCCCGGCTCGATAAAGCCGCCATCGAAGCCTTCGTCGCCGGTGTCACCGACGGCAGCGTGACCGATGCCCAGATCGCGGCTTTCGCCATGGCTGTTTTCTTCCGAGGCATGGAGCCCGAAGAGGGGGCGTCGCTGACGCTTGCCATGCGCTCCTCCGGCGATGTGATCGACTGGAAGAAACACGGCTTCGATGCTGGTGCACCGATTGTGGACAAGCATTCCACCGGCGGCGTGGGCGACAAGGTCAGTTTGCTCCTCGCCCCCATCGTGGCAGCTGCGGGTGGCATCGTGCCGATGATCGCCGGTCGCGGCCTTGGCCACACGGGCGGCACCATCGACAAGCTTGAAGGCATCCCGGGCTATGACGTAACGCCCGCCAATGACCTGTTCGTGAAAACGGTGAAGGAAATCGGCTGTTCGATCATCGGGCAGACGGCCAATCTGGCGCCTGCCGACAAGCGCATCTATGCGGTGCGCGATGTGACGGCGACGGTCGAATCGGTGCCGCTGATCACGGCCTCGATCCTTTCGAAAAAGCTGGCGGCGGGCCTCCATTCGCTGGTGATGGACGTGAAGGTCGGCAACGGCGCTTTCATGACGTCTGTGGAAGACGCCCGCACGCTGGCCTCCAGCATCGTGCGCGTGGCGCGGGCTGCAGGCATGCCGACAACCGCACTTCTCACCGATATGAATGAATGCCTTGGCACCACGGCGGGCAACAATGTGGAAGTGCGCGAAAGCGTGGCGGCCCTCACCGACCCAGCTGCCGCTGACCCGCGCCTCATCGAGATCACGCTGGCCCTGGCTGCAGAGATGCTGGCGCTGACGGGCCTTGCCGCTGACCGCGATGCCGGACTTCAGAAAGCGAAAGAGGCGCTGACCTCTGGCGAGGCCGCCGAGCGGTTTGCCCGGATGGTCGCGGCCCATGGCGGCCCGTCGGACATTCTGGACGCGCCTGACCTGATCCTGCCGGTGGCCAAGATTGTGCGCGATGTGCCGGCACCGAAGCCGGGCCATGTGGGGTCAATCGATACCCGCGCGCTCGGCCTTGCCGTCATCGGGCTTGGCGGCGGGCGGACCGATCCCAAGGCCGCTATTGATCATCGGGTTGGCTTCTCCCATATGATCGGCACTGGTGTTAAACTGGAAGCCGGCGACCCGCTGGCGCGGGTTTACGCCGCTGACGCCGATGCGGCTGACGCCGCGATCAGGGCTGTTCAGAATGCCTACAGCATTGTGGGCGATGCGCCGGCGACCCGGCCGCTCGTTCTGGAAACCATCACGGAGTAA
- a CDS encoding FMN-dependent NADH-azoreductase, with amino-acid sequence MNSQALNILRIDTSATPATSNSKALVDLYLETLAANGHDVTLTSRDLSTALPLIDATWIGANFTPADKRTDEQTKALALSDSLIDEVKAQDVLLISTPIYNFGTPAAFKTWIDLIARAGVTFRYTENGPEGLLKGKKAVIFVTSGGTQAESAIDFATPYIRHVLGFVGIKDVTVVAADQLAIRAAESLEKARAGAVKAAEELVAARRAA; translated from the coding sequence ATGAACAGCCAAGCCCTGAACATCCTGCGCATCGATACGAGCGCGACCCCTGCCACCTCGAATTCCAAGGCCCTTGTTGACCTGTATCTCGAAACGCTGGCCGCGAATGGCCACGATGTGACCCTCACCTCGCGCGATCTTTCGACCGCCCTGCCGCTGATTGACGCCACCTGGATCGGCGCCAACTTCACCCCCGCTGACAAGCGCACGGACGAGCAGACCAAAGCCCTCGCCCTGTCCGACAGCCTGATCGACGAAGTGAAGGCACAGGATGTGCTGCTGATCAGCACGCCGATCTACAATTTCGGCACGCCTGCCGCCTTCAAGACCTGGATCGACCTGATCGCCCGCGCCGGTGTCACCTTCCGCTACACGGAAAATGGCCCGGAGGGCCTGCTCAAAGGCAAGAAAGCGGTGATCTTTGTCACCTCGGGCGGCACGCAGGCTGAAAGCGCCATCGATTTCGCAACGCCCTATATCCGCCATGTGCTCGGCTTTGTCGGCATCAAAGATGTGACCGTGGTTGCTGCTGACCAGCTGGCGATCCGCGCCGCCGAAAGCCTTGAAAAGGCCCGTGCCGGTGCCGTGAAAGCAGCGGAAGAGCTGGTGGCCGCCCGCCGCGCCGCCTGA